From Terriglobia bacterium, the proteins below share one genomic window:
- a CDS encoding CHAT domain-containing tetratricopeptide repeat protein, producing the protein MKSEELNQTFEKFWSDIRGFNLYAGQPSNRQSELAVAMAREAVRLATEAANADLLLQAHDMLRYGLTANEQADEALPYYNLVIAGYEARGNQARVSRVRVGFVEALLRSGRYADAFSVAHVAERWLKDHGDNDGYARLCTGVANAYSRLGQHQRSSEYYAVAARVFEEIGDRAALAKVYLSLAYALYRLDQYEQSDAMYEKAEQTAREMRLDALEEQAKYNRAYLHYLRGLYSQALQGFSRIRRQLTSSPRHIALCDLDEAEIYLQLNLPKEAATLARRAIEECNRIGMRCEEAKARTFFGVALMRLRRFDEALDIFRAARKGFEDEGNDYWIALLDIHAADVHLALQHYNDARLLAAEAKRLFETLGIPSCRMLSFALLVRIAIALNDVTTAEEHLAQMSAIIDETRMPLLVFPYYMLCGQVAEIKKVWKEAERAYRLAAEDLEEHHTRLQHDDLKVTFLEGRNQVYEALTRLNLDAEEESVSAAFSWCERAKSRSLVELLAQSLPSVPARTDNALLRRIEHLREELNVHYMRCKPESRSRKAVKNFDVIVAKEREIAHALRETATEDSEYASLQQVHAAGLEEVQEFLPDRTTLIEYFITQQELIAFVISPRTARAVRRLALTGYVRALYEKLSFQLDNFLLGRGFITSHSAQILEVTTHYLQALHKALVEPLLGEVTTPHIVIVPHGFLHHLPFHAFYDGSRYLCDRFEITYAPSASVLRYCIKKTDVADARPLIVGVADTNAPRVDFEVSALQNIFPESTVLSGERANREGFSQAAQRASFVHVATHAAYRRDNPMFSSFKLADGYVTALDLFSMNCQANLVTLSGCQSGLGQIADSDDLLGLTRGFLYAGARSLLMSLWTVSDESTVTLMSAFYKEWRAGATRAKALQNAMQTVRVAYPNPFYWAPFVLIGKT; encoded by the coding sequence ATGAAAAGCGAGGAACTGAACCAAACTTTCGAAAAGTTCTGGTCCGACATCCGCGGTTTCAACCTGTACGCGGGACAACCCAGCAACCGCCAGTCCGAATTGGCGGTAGCGATGGCGCGCGAGGCGGTACGGCTGGCAACAGAGGCCGCCAACGCCGATCTGCTCCTGCAAGCCCACGACATGCTGCGCTACGGCCTGACGGCAAACGAGCAGGCGGACGAAGCCCTTCCTTACTACAACCTGGTGATCGCGGGTTATGAGGCTCGTGGAAACCAGGCGAGGGTTTCCCGCGTTCGCGTTGGTTTTGTTGAGGCGCTTCTGCGCTCAGGCCGTTATGCCGATGCATTCAGCGTCGCGCATGTTGCCGAGCGATGGCTGAAGGACCATGGTGATAACGACGGATACGCGCGCCTCTGCACCGGCGTCGCGAACGCGTATTCCCGGCTGGGTCAGCACCAACGTTCCAGCGAGTACTATGCCGTCGCCGCGCGGGTGTTCGAAGAAATCGGTGATCGTGCCGCATTGGCCAAGGTATATCTGAGCCTCGCCTACGCGCTTTACCGGCTCGATCAGTACGAGCAGTCCGACGCCATGTACGAAAAGGCCGAGCAGACCGCCCGCGAAATGCGGCTGGATGCGCTCGAGGAACAGGCGAAATACAATCGCGCCTATCTTCACTATCTGCGAGGCCTCTACAGCCAGGCGCTGCAAGGCTTCTCCCGTATCCGACGGCAGCTCACGAGCAGCCCGCGTCATATCGCCTTGTGCGACCTCGACGAAGCGGAAATCTATCTTCAGCTCAACCTGCCCAAAGAGGCTGCAACGCTTGCGAGGCGGGCGATCGAAGAATGCAACCGGATCGGAATGCGCTGTGAGGAGGCGAAAGCCCGGACCTTCTTTGGCGTCGCGCTTATGCGCCTGCGGCGCTTCGATGAAGCGCTGGACATCTTTCGCGCCGCCCGGAAAGGCTTCGAAGACGAAGGCAACGACTATTGGATCGCCCTGCTCGACATTCACGCGGCGGATGTCCACCTGGCCCTCCAACATTACAACGACGCGCGATTGCTGGCGGCCGAGGCGAAGCGGCTTTTTGAAACTCTCGGAATTCCTTCCTGCCGCATGCTCAGTTTTGCCCTACTGGTCCGAATAGCGATCGCTTTGAACGACGTGACCACTGCCGAAGAACATCTCGCGCAAATGTCTGCCATCATCGATGAGACTCGCATGCCGCTCCTGGTTTTTCCCTACTACATGCTTTGCGGCCAGGTCGCCGAGATCAAGAAGGTCTGGAAAGAGGCCGAACGGGCATATCGTCTTGCGGCAGAGGATCTGGAAGAACATCATACCCGGCTGCAGCACGATGACCTCAAGGTCACGTTTCTGGAAGGCCGCAATCAGGTCTACGAAGCCCTCACCCGTTTGAATCTCGACGCAGAAGAGGAATCGGTAAGCGCCGCCTTCTCCTGGTGCGAGCGCGCGAAATCCCGGAGTCTGGTCGAACTTCTCGCGCAGAGCCTGCCATCTGTTCCTGCCCGTACCGATAACGCTCTGCTCCGGCGGATCGAGCACCTGCGTGAAGAGTTGAATGTTCACTACATGCGGTGCAAGCCGGAGAGCCGATCCCGCAAGGCTGTGAAGAATTTCGACGTGATTGTGGCGAAGGAGCGGGAAATCGCCCATGCTCTGCGTGAAACCGCCACCGAAGACTCCGAGTACGCATCGCTGCAGCAGGTCCATGCTGCAGGGCTCGAAGAGGTCCAGGAATTCCTTCCCGATCGCACAACGTTGATCGAGTACTTCATCACGCAGCAGGAACTGATTGCTTTCGTCATCTCCCCGCGTACTGCCAGGGCGGTCCGGCGGCTCGCGCTCACCGGATATGTGCGGGCGCTTTATGAGAAGCTGTCGTTCCAACTCGACAATTTTCTGCTTGGCCGGGGTTTTATAACATCGCACTCCGCACAAATTCTTGAAGTGACGACGCACTATCTGCAGGCATTACACAAGGCGCTGGTCGAACCGCTGCTGGGGGAGGTTACGACGCCACACATCGTTATCGTGCCCCACGGATTTCTTCATCACCTTCCCTTTCATGCCTTTTATGACGGGTCACGCTACCTCTGTGACCGCTTCGAGATCACATATGCGCCAAGCGCTTCTGTTCTGCGTTACTGCATAAAAAAAACCGATGTCGCGGATGCCCGGCCCCTGATCGTCGGTGTGGCCGACACCAATGCCCCGCGGGTGGACTTTGAGGTCTCGGCCCTGCAAAACATTTTTCCCGAATCCACTGTTCTTTCCGGAGAACGCGCCAACCGCGAGGGCTTCTCTCAAGCGGCCCAGCGTGCCTCATTTGTTCATGTGGCGACCCACGCGGCCTACCGCCGGGACAATCCAATGTTCTCGAGCTTCAAACTGGCAGACGGCTATGTCACGGCGCTGGATCTGTTCTCTATGAATTGCCAGGCAAACCTGGTCACACTCAGCGGGTGCCAGTCCGGTCTGGGTCAGATCGCTGATAGTGACGATCTGCTCGGACTCACCCGCGGTTTTCTTTACGCGGGCGCCCGCTCACTTCTGATGAGCCTTTGGACCGTCAGCGACGAGTCAACCGTGACTCTCATGAGCGCGTTCTACAAAGAGTGGCGGGCAGGGGCCACCAGAGCGAAAGCGCTTCAGAACGCAATGCAAACTGTTCGCGTTGCTTATCCGAATCCATTCTACTGGGCGCCCTTCGTACTGATTGGAAAGACGTGA
- a CDS encoding PAS domain S-box protein, with amino-acid sequence MQLFLIFLSVLLMFVSVITYRQSRKARESEERFRSLLDVAPAMLWNSDTDGRCTFFNKSWLDFTGLSLKEQAQLDWVGRIHPEDRERCVTNYLSAFNSRQKFTAEYRLLSNEGVYRWVLQSGVPRYSDDGAFHGYVGSRADITDRKEAEEHSRRLSTLLVNAQETECSRIGNELHEDLAPKLCAFSIGLSRFSRDCGENLNLAAGLNDLQQRLRELCGDVVHLSRQLRPVTVEGLGLPAALRNLCRQATDSECAVLFVQDEDMPPLPQNVSLSLYRVAQESLRNALTHSRATDIKVELSASAATARLSVRDNGCGFVVGLHANPGLGLADMSERMRRSGGVFTIISNPGEGTTVIVTMPLAQAMMATSA; translated from the coding sequence ATGCAACTCTTTTTGATTTTCTTGTCTGTTCTGTTGATGTTCGTGTCCGTGATCACATATCGGCAAAGCAGGAAGGCGAGAGAGAGTGAGGAGCGCTTTCGATCGCTGCTGGACGTCGCCCCGGCCATGTTGTGGAACTCAGATACGGATGGGCGCTGCACGTTCTTCAATAAATCGTGGCTGGATTTTACCGGGCTGTCTCTCAAAGAACAAGCGCAGCTGGATTGGGTTGGACGCATTCACCCCGAAGATCGCGAACGCTGCGTCACCAACTATCTCTCCGCGTTCAATTCGCGGCAGAAATTTACCGCGGAGTACCGGCTGTTGAGTAACGAAGGCGTTTACCGCTGGGTGCTTCAGAGCGGCGTACCGCGATACTCGGACGATGGTGCTTTTCACGGTTACGTCGGCAGCCGTGCCGACATAACCGATCGAAAAGAGGCGGAAGAACATTCGCGGAGACTGAGCACCCTGCTGGTTAACGCACAGGAAACCGAATGCAGCCGCATTGGAAATGAGCTTCACGAGGATCTCGCACCGAAGCTTTGCGCCTTTTCGATCGGTCTGAGCCGTTTTTCCCGCGACTGCGGCGAAAACCTCAATCTGGCCGCCGGCCTGAACGACCTGCAGCAACGGTTAAGGGAGCTTTGCGGGGACGTCGTGCACCTTTCGCGTCAACTGCGCCCGGTAACTGTGGAAGGGCTGGGGTTACCGGCCGCTTTGCGCAATCTGTGCCGGCAGGCCACAGATAGCGAGTGCGCTGTTCTCTTTGTGCAGGACGAAGACATGCCTCCGCTTCCCCAGAACGTATCCCTGTCTCTGTATCGGGTCGCTCAAGAATCGTTACGAAACGCTCTGACTCACAGCCGGGCCACCGACATCAAGGTCGAGCTCAGCGCATCGGCAGCAACCGCTCGACTTTCGGTGAGAGACAATGGATGTGGCTTCGTCGTGGGACTCCATGCGAATCCGGGACTGGGGCTCGCTGACATGTCCGAGCGCATGAGACGCT
- a CDS encoding GNAT family N-acetyltransferase, whose translation MFSVTYREADARDVAAIVRFQMEMARETEDLELDRATVTGGVCRVFESGTHGRYFVAERGGTVIACTLITYEWSDWRCGTVWWIQSVYVVPEERRQGVYAGLYSHIKAIAEATPRVKGIRLYVDRRNTRAQTVYTRLGMNGDHYQVFEWMKTSEQKD comes from the coding sequence ATGTTTTCTGTGACGTATCGTGAGGCTGACGCCAGGGACGTTGCTGCCATTGTCCGGTTTCAAATGGAAATGGCCCGGGAAACGGAGGATCTGGAGTTAGATCGCGCAACTGTTACTGGGGGAGTTTGCCGCGTATTTGAGAGCGGCACGCATGGCCGCTATTTCGTGGCAGAACGTGGGGGCACCGTGATCGCTTGCACTCTGATCACCTACGAATGGAGCGATTGGCGATGCGGAACGGTATGGTGGATCCAAAGCGTTTATGTCGTTCCGGAAGAACGCCGGCAAGGTGTTTATGCCGGCCTCTATAGCCACATCAAAGCGATCGCCGAAGCCACTCCGCGTGTGAAAGGCATCCGGCTGTATGTCGACCGGCGAAACACCCGCGCGCAGACGGTCTACACGCGGTTAGGCATGAACGGCGATCATTACCAGGTGTTCGAGTGGATGAAGACATCGGAGCAAAAAGACTGA
- a CDS encoding Uma2 family endonuclease: protein MSVLLKAPPTDRIIISNVSWETYESLLKDLENQSSPRLAYDQGVLEIMSPHFEHDAAKEVLAYIAIIALEEQDIDFVAAGSTTFKRGVLKRGFEPDASFYIRNAARVRGKKRLNMEIDPPPELIIEIDVTGDSMDKFPLYAALQVNEVWRYAGAVEVWVLQQNRYVRQNTSKAIPILGDRLITELMESSLTLQRPAWARNTRQRIHSLMK, encoded by the coding sequence ATGTCTGTGCTGCTCAAGGCGCCCCCGACGGACCGCATTATCATTTCCAACGTCAGTTGGGAGACGTACGAAAGTCTCCTGAAGGACCTGGAAAACCAGAGCTCGCCTCGGCTCGCTTACGACCAGGGAGTTCTGGAAATCATGAGTCCACATTTTGAACACGATGCGGCCAAGGAAGTACTGGCGTACATTGCAATCATCGCTCTGGAGGAGCAGGACATCGATTTCGTCGCCGCAGGTTCCACGACATTCAAGCGCGGAGTCTTAAAAAGAGGCTTCGAACCTGACGCATCATTTTATATCCGGAATGCCGCTCGGGTTCGCGGAAAGAAACGCCTGAACATGGAAATCGATCCTCCTCCGGAACTGATTATCGAGATCGATGTGACAGGCGATTCCATGGACAAGTTTCCCCTTTACGCTGCGCTCCAGGTCAATGAAGTGTGGCGCTATGCCGGCGCAGTCGAAGTCTGGGTCCTCCAACAGAATCGTTATGTCCGGCAGAACACCAGCAAAGCAATTCCAATCCTCGGCGATAGGCTCATCACCGAACTGATGGAATCGAGCCTGACATTACAAAGGCCGGCTTGGGCACGTAACACACGGCAACGCATTCACTCGTTGATGAAATAG
- a CDS encoding AMP-binding protein, translating into MLRLMPFAGIQSRAAARRKEKARTQTTPIKATLGFQEKLSQGCSGACKRGPRNGTAGSASRRFQGAAMSVDPDQLATIIHTSGPTGVPKGAMLTHRNLISNILPRVSGCPFRRPTVAPQPIENRHDLAMKEIEARTQDLAPFQKIRAYRASPRIVTSGRLDRYGTEE; encoded by the coding sequence ATGTTGCGCTTGATGCCGTTCGCTGGAATTCAATCGCGGGCTGCGGCCCGCAGAAAGGAGAAAGCTAGGACACAGACGACACCGATCAAAGCCACGCTGGGTTTTCAAGAAAAACTCAGCCAAGGATGTTCTGGCGCGTGTAAACGCGGTCCTCGAAATGGGACGGCAGGCAGCGCGTCCAGGCGTTTTCAGGGGGCGGCCATGAGTGTCGATCCGGACCAACTTGCCACCATTATTCACACTTCGGGTCCCACCGGTGTTCCGAAGGGTGCAATGCTGACGCACCGGAATCTGATATCGAATATTCTGCCAAGAGTGAGCGGCTGCCCCTTCAGGAGACCGACAGTGGCGCCTCAACCGATCGAGAACCGGCACGATCTGGCGATGAAGGAGATCGAGGCGCGGACACAGGATCTGGCTCCGTTCCAGAAAATCCGCGCTTACAGGGCCTCACCGCGAATCGTTACCTCTGGTCGCCTCGATAGATATGGGACCGAGGAGTGA
- a CDS encoding DUF4159 domain-containing protein, protein MKKAALLGFVGIFFGLCVFHSRLSSDAQVRDPEFVYARVRYHMTPDAIFVREVPWHHDYPYSDQQFPSVVAEVSSIRTSSMAYQIVDIDSPDLFKYPFAYLCEPGYLELNAKDVVNLREYLDRGGFLLIDDMRTAAYSQQTGFGPEDDIRHFQAEMKKVYPDRTFVRLDLSDPVFNTFYKINSLDMIAPYIFPGQRPVEFLGLRDPHGNLQMVINDNNDISEFWEWLNEGRRSLHDASNSLEFGINYLMYSFTH, encoded by the coding sequence ATGAAAAAGGCGGCGCTCCTCGGGTTCGTTGGAATATTTTTCGGACTCTGTGTGTTTCATTCGCGCCTGTCATCCGATGCGCAAGTCCGCGATCCCGAATTCGTCTACGCGCGCGTTCGATATCACATGACTCCCGACGCGATTTTCGTACGCGAGGTGCCCTGGCATCACGACTATCCATACAGCGATCAGCAGTTCCCCTCCGTTGTTGCCGAGGTTTCGAGTATCCGAACGTCTTCGATGGCGTACCAGATCGTCGATATCGACAGTCCCGATCTTTTCAAGTATCCGTTTGCATACCTGTGCGAGCCTGGATATCTGGAGTTGAACGCGAAGGATGTCGTCAACCTGAGAGAGTATCTCGACCGCGGAGGGTTTCTTCTCATTGATGATATGCGCACCGCGGCGTATTCCCAGCAGACCGGATTCGGACCCGAAGATGATATTCGCCATTTCCAGGCCGAAATGAAGAAGGTCTATCCGGATCGCACATTTGTCCGGCTTGACCTGTCCGACCCGGTTTTCAATACGTTCTACAAAATCAACTCGCTCGACATGATCGCGCCGTACATTTTCCCCGGCCAGAGACCGGTCGAGTTTCTGGGGCTGCGGGATCCCCACGGTAATTTGCAGATGGTCATCAACGACAACAATGACATCAGCGAATTCTGGGAATGGCTGAATGAAGGCCGCCGCTCCCTCCACGACGCTTCCAATTCGCTCGAATTCGGCATCAATTATTTGATGTATTCGTTCACGCACTGA